The proteins below come from a single Bacteroidales bacterium genomic window:
- a CDS encoding valine--tRNA ligase: MEIATKYDPSRVEDKWYKYWNENKFFRSVPDEREPYCIVIPPPNVTGVLHMGHMLNNTIQDIFVRRARMQGKNALWLPGTDHASIATEARVVNKLKDEGISKKDISREKFLEHAWEWTHKHGGIIIEQLKKMGASCDWERTRFTMDETLSESVVRVFIDLFDKGLIYRGVRMVNWDPKALTAVSDEEVNYKEVNSKLFYVRYLIEGTKDEWITIATTRPETILGDTAICVHPEDERYKSFKGKHALVPLISRSIPIIYDEYVERDFGTGALKVTPAHDINDYNLGIKHKLPSIDIFNDNGTLNENAEILVGIDRFKARKKIVELLSEKEQLVKTEDIKNNVGYSERTNEVIEPKLSMQWFLKMGEMAKPALDVVMDDTIKFHPAKFKNTYKHWMENVKDWCISRQLWWGHRIPAFYLPNGEIVAALSLEEAKQKAKEKFNIDYKPDEIKQDEDVLDTWFSSWLWPISVFDGISKPDNADIKYYYPTNVLITAPDILFFWVARMIMAGLEYRKDIPFKNVYLTGMVRDKQGRKMSKSLGNSPDPMDLMERYSADGVRTGMLFCSPAGNDLLFDESLCEQGRNFCNKIWNAFRLIKGWDVDEKLEQPDSSKVAIKWFEAKLNEEIEAINDHFDKYRVSEALMSVYKLVWDDFCSWYLEMIKPDYQKPIDKTTLNSTIEIFEKLLKLLHPFMPFITEELWHLVGEREDSDCIFNALLPLAGKINNEIIRKFDVARDVIMEVRNIRAQKNIPNKEKIKLSIKKNYSEQPDLTFDTLVCKLCNLEMLDYVDEKVEGAFTFVVRNTEFYIPVSSNFNVEEEIKKLTEELNYTKGFLQSVMKKLSNVNFVNNAASHVVDAERKKQSDAEAKIKVLEEQIEGLKK, encoded by the coding sequence ATGGAAATTGCAACAAAGTACGACCCTTCAAGGGTAGAGGATAAGTGGTATAAATACTGGAATGAAAATAAATTTTTTCGTTCCGTTCCTGATGAACGTGAACCTTATTGTATAGTAATCCCGCCGCCCAATGTTACCGGTGTTTTGCACATGGGACATATGTTGAATAATACCATCCAGGATATTTTTGTTCGTCGAGCCCGCATGCAGGGAAAGAATGCATTGTGGCTTCCCGGGACCGACCATGCATCAATCGCTACAGAAGCAAGAGTAGTGAATAAACTGAAAGATGAAGGAATAAGCAAAAAAGATATTTCACGCGAAAAATTCCTTGAACATGCATGGGAATGGACTCACAAGCATGGAGGAATTATTATTGAGCAACTGAAAAAAATGGGCGCATCCTGCGATTGGGAGCGTACCCGTTTTACTATGGATGAAACTTTATCGGAATCGGTAGTGCGCGTATTCATCGATTTGTTTGATAAAGGACTTATCTATCGCGGCGTTCGTATGGTTAACTGGGACCCGAAAGCATTGACAGCTGTTTCCGATGAAGAAGTAAATTACAAAGAAGTAAATTCAAAATTATTTTATGTTCGTTATTTAATTGAAGGAACAAAAGATGAATGGATAACTATTGCAACCACGCGTCCCGAAACAATCCTGGGTGATACAGCAATTTGCGTTCACCCGGAAGATGAACGTTATAAAAGTTTCAAAGGCAAGCATGCATTGGTTCCTTTGATTAGCCGCAGTATTCCTATTATCTACGATGAATATGTTGAACGCGATTTTGGAACCGGTGCGCTGAAAGTTACGCCGGCACACGATATCAACGATTACAATCTTGGAATAAAACATAAATTACCAAGCATCGATATTTTCAATGATAATGGAACATTGAATGAAAATGCTGAAATACTTGTTGGCATTGACCGTTTTAAAGCAAGAAAGAAAATAGTTGAATTGCTTTCAGAGAAAGAACAGCTGGTAAAGACAGAAGACATTAAAAATAATGTTGGTTATTCCGAAAGGACTAACGAAGTCATTGAACCTAAACTTTCCATGCAATGGTTTCTGAAAATGGGCGAAATGGCGAAACCTGCACTGGATGTGGTAATGGACGATACCATAAAATTTCATCCTGCAAAATTCAAAAACACTTACAAGCATTGGATGGAAAATGTAAAGGATTGGTGTATATCCCGACAGTTGTGGTGGGGGCATCGCATTCCTGCATTCTATCTGCCTAATGGAGAAATTGTTGCTGCGCTTTCTTTAGAAGAAGCAAAGCAAAAAGCAAAAGAAAAATTCAATATCGATTATAAACCTGATGAAATAAAACAGGATGAAGATGTGCTCGACACATGGTTTTCATCATGGCTGTGGCCTATTTCTGTTTTTGATGGAATCAGTAAACCTGATAATGCGGATATAAAATATTATTACCCGACCAATGTTTTGATCACTGCCCCTGATATTCTTTTCTTTTGGGTAGCGCGAATGATAATGGCTGGATTGGAATACCGAAAAGATATTCCTTTTAAAAATGTTTACCTCACCGGAATGGTTCGCGACAAGCAGGGACGAAAAATGTCGAAATCACTAGGTAATTCACCTGACCCCATGGATTTGATGGAACGGTATAGTGCCGATGGCGTTCGTACAGGAATGTTATTTTGTTCACCTGCGGGAAATGACTTGTTATTCGATGAAAGTTTGTGCGAGCAGGGTAGGAATTTCTGTAATAAAATATGGAATGCATTTCGTTTAATTAAAGGCTGGGATGTTGATGAAAAGCTCGAACAGCCCGATTCTTCAAAGGTTGCAATAAAATGGTTCGAAGCAAAACTGAATGAGGAAATAGAAGCCATCAACGATCACTTCGATAAATACAGGGTTTCTGAAGCTTTGATGAGCGTATACAAATTAGTTTGGGACGACTTTTGTTCATGGTATCTTGAGATGATTAAACCCGACTACCAGAAGCCAATAGATAAAACTACATTAAATTCAACAATAGAAATTTTTGAAAAATTATTGAAGCTATTGCATCCTTTCATGCCTTTCATTACAGAAGAGTTATGGCACCTGGTTGGAGAAAGGGAAGATAGCGATTGCATTTTTAATGCATTGCTTCCATTAGCTGGAAAAATCAATAATGAAATAATAAGAAAATTTGATGTTGCCCGCGATGTTATTATGGAAGTAAGGAATATAAGGGCACAGAAGAATATTCCGAATAAAGAAAAAATAAAACTTTCCATAAAGAAAAATTACAGCGAACAACCCGATTTAACTTTCGATACATTGGTTTGCAAATTATGTAATCTTGAAATGCTTGATTATGTTGATGAAAAGGTTGAAGGCGCTTTTACTTTCGTTGTAAGGAATACCGAATTTTATATTCCGGTAAGCAGCAATTTCAATGTGGAAGAAGAAATAAAAAAACTTACAGAAGAATTGAATTACACTAAAGGATTTTTACAAAGTGTAATGAAAAAACTCAGTAATGTAAATTTTGTAAACAACGCAGCAAGCCATGTTGTAGACGCAGAGCGCAAAAAACAATCCGATGCTGAAGCAAAGATTAAAGTTTTGGAAGAGCAGATTGAAGGATTGAAAAAATAA
- a CDS encoding T9SS type A sorting domain-containing protein: protein MKTHFPFITLFLILFSVNSFSQPGILDCDFNSDGKIITDFGTDNDAASSIAVQTDGKIIIAGTTIEPITLDNLLITRYTPDGNIDQTFATNGFDTLGFSDAMDRPHSVIIQPDEKILIAGSSYLSGKSFYFVVRYNANGSLDNSFGNNGKLFSQIDGKFTYVSSIMLAPDGKIFCGGSCDTDLLLFKLLSDGSIDNTFGTNGYVTTDMSPDETIVKIAIQSDGKILAAAQVGGFSTKYDFGLLRYNSNGTLDSTFSYDGKLFTSFGPDHDYCNDMCLAPDGKIFLAGTSNTNPTNSFALIKYNSNGSIDLSFNQSGKVLMPIRKSSICNSVELQEDGKILISGYSLDDSNNSDFTLVRLNINGSIDSTFGTDGIVLTDFGTNVDYSTCMAIQPDGRILLGGKSDLNFFNIVAIARYISGLNIGIIDFTTDANSVFIYPNPVNSETVIEYELLNDEILSVDLFDMNGKLIKTFISNETRNKGKHKETLNFDESIKAGNYILSLKNNSNHFEIKIIK, encoded by the coding sequence ATGAAAACACATTTTCCATTTATCACACTTTTTTTAATACTCTTCTCAGTAAATAGTTTTTCTCAACCGGGCATCCTTGACTGTGATTTTAATTCCGATGGAAAAATAATTACTGATTTTGGAACAGATAACGATGCGGCTAGTTCAATTGCCGTTCAAACGGATGGTAAAATAATAATCGCTGGTACAACTATAGAACCGATAACTCTTGACAATCTTCTTATAACCCGTTATACCCCTGATGGAAATATTGATCAAACATTTGCAACGAATGGGTTTGATACGCTGGGTTTCTCGGACGCAATGGATAGGCCTCATTCCGTTATTATTCAGCCTGATGAAAAAATTCTGATTGCAGGCAGTTCATATCTGTCAGGTAAAAGTTTTTATTTTGTTGTTAGATATAATGCCAATGGCAGCCTTGACAATAGCTTTGGTAATAACGGGAAACTTTTTTCCCAGATCGATGGAAAATTTACTTACGTAAGCTCTATAATGCTTGCTCCCGATGGAAAAATATTTTGTGGCGGTTCATGTGATACAGATCTGCTTCTTTTTAAATTACTATCTGATGGCAGTATAGATAATACTTTTGGCACAAATGGATATGTAACAACAGATATGAGTCCCGATGAAACTATTGTTAAAATTGCTATTCAATCTGACGGGAAAATATTGGCTGCAGCTCAGGTTGGAGGCTTCTCCACTAAATATGATTTTGGACTTCTTAGGTATAATTCAAATGGTACTCTTGATAGCACTTTTAGTTACGATGGAAAATTGTTTACTTCTTTTGGCCCTGATCATGATTACTGTAATGATATGTGCCTTGCACCCGACGGAAAAATATTTCTTGCAGGAACATCAAACACAAACCCTACTAATTCTTTTGCTTTGATAAAATATAATAGCAATGGCTCTATTGACCTTAGTTTTAATCAAAGTGGAAAAGTATTAATGCCTATCCGAAAATCTAGTATTTGTAATTCTGTTGAATTACAAGAAGATGGTAAAATACTGATTTCGGGTTACTCATTAGATGATTCAAATAATAGCGACTTTACTTTGGTAAGACTTAATATAAACGGTAGTATTGACAGTACTTTCGGAACAGATGGAATTGTATTAACAGATTTTGGAACTAATGTCGATTATTCAACCTGTATGGCTATTCAGCCTGATGGAAGAATCTTGCTTGGTGGTAAATCTGATTTAAATTTCTTTAATATTGTTGCTATTGCTCGATATATTTCTGGTCTCAATATTGGAATAATTGATTTTACTACAGATGCAAATTCTGTTTTCATTTATCCCAACCCTGTAAATAGTGAAACAGTTATAGAATACGAATTATTAAACGACGAAATATTATCTGTTGATTTATTCGATATGAATGGAAAGTTGATAAAAACTTTTATATCAAATGAAACCCGGAACAAAGGAAAACACAAGGAAACACTGAACTTTGATGAATCCATAAAAGCAGGAAATTATATTCTTTCATTAAAAAATAACTCTAATCACTTTGAAATAAAAATAATAAAATAA
- the mnmH gene encoding tRNA 2-selenouridine(34) synthase MnmH, with product MISEINIEDYLKSFAEIPLIDVRSPSEFLKGHIQNANSIPLFSDEERAHVGTVFIKQSKEKAIKLGYEYVNPKLEYFISKSREVAPQNKAIVHCWRGGMRSMTFAEHLEKNGFSEVYVLKGGYKAFRKYVLDSFKRNARLCVIGGFTGSGKTEILKLLKEDGMQVIDLEKLANHKGSVFGGIDKGTQPTTEQFENNLFMEWNKMDFLKPICFEDESKSIGSVTIPFEIYKMLIEEPVVFLEIPKEERAKFLVKEYAGCNKTALAAAIQKISKRLGDMNTHKALDWLEKENFYEVALLALNYYDKSYKEVLLHRNPKMVHTIKLKNTDHCENARILKEFIEKEI from the coding sequence ATGATATCAGAAATCAATATTGAAGATTATTTAAAGTCATTTGCTGAAATACCTCTAATCGATGTGCGTTCGCCATCGGAATTTTTAAAAGGTCATATTCAAAATGCTAACAGTATTCCTTTGTTTTCGGATGAAGAAAGAGCACATGTAGGAACAGTGTTTATCAAACAATCGAAAGAGAAAGCCATAAAGTTAGGCTATGAATATGTTAATCCGAAATTAGAATATTTTATTTCCAAATCTCGAGAAGTTGCTCCACAAAATAAAGCAATTGTTCATTGCTGGCGTGGCGGAATGAGAAGCATGACCTTTGCTGAACACCTCGAAAAGAATGGCTTTTCAGAAGTATATGTATTAAAAGGCGGTTATAAAGCTTTTCGAAAATATGTTCTCGATTCTTTTAAAAGAAACGCCAGGTTGTGCGTTATTGGAGGTTTTACAGGCAGCGGTAAAACAGAAATTTTAAAATTATTAAAAGAAGATGGAATGCAGGTAATCGATTTGGAAAAGCTGGCAAACCACAAAGGCTCTGTTTTTGGAGGTATTGACAAAGGCACTCAACCCACAACCGAACAATTTGAAAATAATCTATTCATGGAATGGAATAAAATGGATTTCTTAAAACCAATTTGCTTTGAAGATGAAAGTAAGAGCATTGGTTCTGTAACCATTCCTTTTGAAATATATAAAATGTTAATTGAAGAACCTGTTGTTTTTCTTGAAATTCCCAAAGAAGAACGTGCAAAATTCCTGGTGAAAGAATATGCAGGTTGTAATAAAACTGCACTGGCTGCTGCCATTCAGAAAATTTCAAAAAGATTGGGTGATATGAATACACACAAAGCCCTTGATTGGCTTGAGAAAGAAAATTTTTACGAAGTTGCTCTTCTTGCGCTCAACTATTATGACAAATCTTATAAGGAAGTTTTATTACACAGAAATCCAAAGATGGTTCATACCATAAAGCTGAAGAATACTGACCATTGTGAAAATGCAAGAATCCTAAAAGAATTTATTGAAAAAGAAATTTAA
- a CDS encoding HAMP domain-containing sensor histidine kinase, with the protein MLNPKLYTRFLPAERLTQKLIEKSYKEILSLENINEVLNAISSLTVILNKERQIIFANTKIQETLGFENINQILGCRPGEMLGCKYSDINSCGCGTTDECTVCGAANAIKECIEKKITSQKECRIITKNQEKLTAYNFIVTVTPLKIKSSEYLIMTLTDISDTKRKEWLESIFYHDIINIAGSINGVIELMKMNDDKSKQKKYLQMAGVATKNLIDEILSQRSLNAAEKGDLQLNYEKAGSLEVINEAIAIIENASVARNKKIAVSNNSTNISFTTDNALLKRILINLIKNALEASSDGETVTIGCSKADDKITFEVHNTGKIPEEIQYQIFQRSFSTKSKTRGLGTYSVKLLTERYLKGTASFTSEEKRGTTFKIVFPIHVNPIETE; encoded by the coding sequence ATGCTCAACCCCAAATTATATACTCGCTTTCTCCCTGCTGAAAGGCTTACCCAGAAGCTTATTGAAAAATCGTACAAAGAGATTTTATCTTTAGAAAATATCAATGAAGTTCTTAATGCTATCTCATCGCTTACTGTTATTTTAAATAAAGAACGGCAGATCATTTTCGCTAATACGAAGATACAGGAAACATTAGGGTTTGAAAATATCAATCAGATATTGGGCTGCCGTCCGGGAGAAATGCTGGGCTGCAAATATTCGGACATAAATTCATGCGGATGTGGAACTACTGACGAATGCACAGTTTGCGGTGCTGCTAATGCAATAAAAGAATGCATTGAGAAAAAAATCACATCACAGAAAGAATGCAGGATTATCACTAAAAACCAGGAAAAACTTACCGCTTATAATTTCATTGTTACTGTTACTCCGTTAAAAATTAAATCATCTGAGTACTTAATCATGACTTTAACTGATATAAGCGATACCAAAAGAAAAGAGTGGTTAGAAAGTATTTTCTATCATGATATCATTAACATTGCCGGAAGTATAAATGGTGTTATCGAGTTAATGAAAATGAATGACGATAAGAGTAAGCAAAAGAAATATTTGCAAATGGCCGGTGTTGCTACAAAAAACCTGATTGACGAAATACTTTCACAACGTTCACTAAATGCCGCCGAAAAAGGTGACCTGCAATTAAACTACGAAAAAGCAGGTTCGCTTGAAGTAATCAATGAAGCAATTGCCATCATAGAAAATGCATCAGTTGCAAGAAATAAAAAAATTGCCGTTTCAAATAATTCAACAAATATTTCTTTCACTACAGATAATGCTTTATTGAAAAGAATATTAATTAACCTCATAAAAAATGCACTGGAAGCCTCATCTGATGGCGAAACTGTTACAATAGGCTGTTCGAAGGCTGATGATAAAATTACTTTTGAAGTTCATAATACAGGAAAAATTCCTGAGGAAATACAATACCAGATCTTCCAGCGTTCATTTTCTACAAAAAGCAAAACACGCGGACTTGGAACATACAGTGTAAAGTTACTCACAGAACGTTATCTGAAAGGCACTGCCAGCTTTACTTCAGAAGAAAAAAGAGGTACAACATTTAAAATTGTATTTCCAATACATGTAAATCCAATTGAAACGGAGTAA
- a CDS encoding fibrobacter succinogenes major paralogous domain-containing protein produces MTKHSLSSIIGMILMLTLSCKKNNNDNDLNNFSSNIAPTVPTLTTTNVSSIKLSTVNVSGKIISDGGAPIITSGICWDINDSPTINDYKTTNGTLSGSFTNLISGLSPNTFYFMRAYATNNIGTGYSNQLFVKTCNDSISDVDGNIYYTIIIGTQEWMIENLKTTKYRNGNSIPLVIDKNDLWDNLTTGAYCNKNNSINDAMIYGKLYNWYAVTDSRCIAPLGWHVPSDAEWNILVEYLGGSNIAGGRLKEASTAHWVFPNTGADNYSGFMGLPSGSRPDGGELSSIGYSTFWWSTSDSCATLAWNRHIDTHNAYIEKCYAYKGKVGFSVRCIKD; encoded by the coding sequence ATGACAAAACATAGTTTATCGTCAATCATCGGAATGATTTTAATGCTTACATTATCATGTAAAAAAAATAATAATGATAATGATTTAAATAATTTTTCTTCAAATATAGCTCCAACAGTACCTACACTAACTACTACTAATGTTAGCTCTATTAAACTTTCAACAGTAAATGTGAGTGGAAAAATAATTTCAGATGGAGGTGCCCCTATCATAACAAGCGGCATTTGCTGGGATATAAATGATTCACCAACTATAAATGATTACAAAACAACAAATGGAACATTAAGTGGAAGTTTTACAAATCTTATTTCAGGATTATCACCAAATACCTTCTACTTCATGCGAGCATATGCCACTAACAATATAGGTACAGGATATTCAAACCAATTATTTGTTAAGACTTGTAACGATTCCATATCTGATGTTGATGGCAATATTTATTATACAATAATTATTGGCACACAGGAATGGATGATAGAGAATCTTAAAACTACGAAATATAGAAATGGGAATTCAATACCTTTAGTAATTGATAAAAACGACCTTTGGGATAATCTTACAACTGGCGCATACTGTAATAAAAACAACAGTATCAACGATGCAATGATATATGGTAAATTATATAACTGGTATGCTGTTACAGATAGTCGTTGTATTGCTCCTCTTGGATGGCATGTGCCAAGTGATGCAGAATGGAACATTTTAGTAGAATATTTAGGAGGTAGTAATATTGCTGGAGGTAGGTTGAAAGAAGCATCTACAGCTCATTGGGTTTTTCCTAATACAGGCGCAGATAACTATAGCGGATTCATGGGACTACCCAGTGGTAGTCGACCTGACGGAGGCGAATTAAGCAGTATCGGATATTCTACATTTTGGTGGTCTACTTCTGATTCTTGTGCTACTCTTGCATGGAATAGACATATTGATACACATAATGCTTATATTGAAAAATGTTATGCTTATAAAGGTAAAGTTGGTTTTTCAGTGAGATGTATTAAAGATTAA
- a CDS encoding DUF58 domain-containing protein: MAQSLNNNEIQQFGNLELIAKQVVEGFITGLHKSPFHGFSVEFAEHRLYNKGESTRHIDWKLYGRTEKLFVKRFEEETNLRCQIIIDNSSSMYYPEESNPAKGVFNKISFSVYCAAALIYLLRRQRDAVGISLFSDNVELHTQSKSSAVHHKHLYAELEKLLVRITDEKPKRTNAADALHYLADNIHKRSLVVIFSDMMDNSEKSKELLSALQHMRHNKHEVILFHVVDKSKEINFDFENRPCKFIDLETNEEVKLHPNEIKDHYRKAMAEYKDLIKLKCGQNYIDFVEADVDEGFRNILLPYLLKREKLF, translated from the coding sequence TTGGCTCAATCATTAAATAATAATGAAATCCAGCAATTCGGAAACCTTGAGCTGATTGCGAAGCAGGTTGTTGAAGGTTTTATTACGGGGCTTCATAAAAGTCCGTTTCATGGTTTTTCCGTTGAATTTGCCGAACATCGTCTTTATAACAAAGGCGAATCCACACGTCATATCGATTGGAAATTATACGGTCGTACAGAAAAACTTTTTGTAAAACGATTTGAAGAAGAAACCAATCTCCGCTGCCAGATAATTATTGATAATTCATCATCGATGTATTATCCCGAAGAAAGCAATCCGGCAAAAGGTGTTTTTAATAAAATTTCTTTTTCAGTATATTGTGCTGCTGCTTTAATTTATTTGTTGCGCCGACAGCGCGATGCTGTTGGCATCAGTTTGTTTTCGGATAATGTGGAATTGCACACCCAATCGAAATCAAGCGCTGTACATCATAAACATTTGTATGCCGAATTGGAAAAACTTCTTGTTCGTATTACAGATGAAAAACCTAAAAGAACGAATGCTGCCGATGCACTTCATTATCTTGCCGACAACATTCATAAACGTTCGCTGGTGGTGATCTTCAGCGATATGATGGATAATTCCGAAAAATCAAAAGAATTATTATCGGCATTACAGCATATGCGACATAACAAGCATGAAGTAATTTTATTTCATGTAGTGGATAAATCTAAAGAAATAAATTTCGATTTTGAAAATCGTCCGTGTAAATTCATCGACCTCGAAACAAATGAAGAAGTAAAACTTCATCCCAACGAAATCAAAGACCATTACCGCAAAGCGATGGCAGAATACAAAGATTTAATAAAACTGAAATGCGGACAAAATTATATCGACTTTGTAGAAGCTGATGTGGATGAAGGTTTCCGGAATATTTTACTTCCTTATCTTTTGAAAAGAGAAAAACTTTTTTGA
- a CDS encoding aspartate kinase, with the protein MQTISECVNRIITRKPFVAEALQKGLINISSLARNIIPEIEEQLKKKVQPGAVVMALQRYSQEKEIVISNKLKSCLNNISDVFVRSGLSEFTYKNSDDLFNRYVSFVKKISLGNDVFFTFVHGVFETNYVISNSLSKIFRDAFKNESQVAYETELSSITVRLPKINVQTQGLYYYILQGIAWEGINIINMISTSNEFTIIVKDADVEKAFSVIKNLKEKKPGK; encoded by the coding sequence ATGCAAACGATATCCGAATGTGTAAACAGGATCATAACCCGAAAGCCCTTTGTTGCAGAGGCTTTACAGAAAGGGTTGATCAATATATCATCGCTGGCACGAAACATTATTCCTGAAATTGAAGAACAATTAAAAAAGAAAGTTCAGCCGGGAGCAGTGGTTATGGCGCTTCAGCGTTATTCGCAGGAAAAGGAAATTGTAATATCAAATAAACTGAAATCATGCCTTAACAATATCAGCGATGTTTTTGTACGTTCTGGATTATCAGAATTTACTTATAAAAATTCAGATGATTTATTTAACCGTTATGTTTCATTTGTAAAAAAGATATCTTTAGGCAATGATGTCTTCTTCACCTTTGTTCATGGGGTTTTTGAAACAAATTATGTTATCAGTAATTCATTAAGCAAAATTTTCCGCGATGCTTTTAAAAACGAAAGTCAGGTTGCATATGAAACCGAACTTTCATCAATAACAGTAAGGTTGCCAAAAATAAATGTTCAGACACAAGGTCTGTACTACTACATTTTGCAAGGTATAGCATGGGAAGGAATAAACATCATCAACATGATCTCTACCTCCAATGAATTTACAATTATTGTAAAAGATGCTGATGTGGAAAAAGCATTCAGCGTTATTAAAAACCTGAAAGAAAAGAAACCGGGGAAATAA
- a CDS encoding T9SS type A sorting domain-containing protein — protein sequence MTKIYLLVLVFIFCISNYSQSQPGILDCDFNADGKITTDISTHFDYAYDVAIQDDGKIIAAGLTYNGSNEDFLVIRYTTDGNYDNTFGNNGIDTIDFGGLMDDAMSLAIQPDGKIIVAGYSYNTSFETYISIVRLKYDGSLDPSFGNNGKINDNYSLSINSINSVIIQPDGKILAGGSCNGDFIIIRYKPDGAIDSTFGINGFAITDFNVSYDIIQKIALQNDGKIIASGISDNNTTDNDFALARYNNDGTLDTTFSIDGLLTTAIGTSHDYARDMVLQPDGKILVGGKVVHENISHFGLARYNIDGSLDLSFNSSGKVFVNAGNSPELWAIALQNDGKILLGGNSITVTEDDFTIVRVNTQGSIDSTFGTNGIAYADFNLRNDRIMSMAIQSDGRIVAVGDVIINTTEDFAVARFISDPDFGIIDFSKNENAALIFPNPVKKETTIEYELLNNEILSIDLSDMNGKLIKTFITNESRNKGKHKETLNFDESIKAGNYLLTIKNNSQKISLKIIKE from the coding sequence ATGACAAAAATATACCTTTTAGTTTTAGTATTTATATTTTGTATTTCAAATTACAGTCAATCTCAACCCGGTATTCTTGATTGTGATTTTAATGCCGATGGAAAAATAACTACAGATATTAGCACTCACTTCGATTATGCATACGACGTAGCCATACAAGATGACGGAAAAATAATTGCTGCAGGATTAACATATAATGGTTCAAATGAAGATTTCCTTGTTATACGTTATACAACTGATGGCAATTACGACAACACCTTTGGAAACAATGGCATTGATACAATAGATTTTGGAGGTTTGATGGACGATGCAATGTCACTTGCCATTCAACCTGACGGAAAAATAATTGTAGCCGGATATTCATATAATACTTCATTTGAAACATACATATCCATTGTGCGATTGAAGTATGATGGTTCATTAGATCCAAGTTTCGGAAATAATGGAAAAATTAATGATAATTATAGCCTTTCCATTAATTCAATAAATTCAGTAATCATTCAACCTGATGGAAAAATCTTGGCAGGCGGAAGTTGCAATGGAGATTTCATAATAATCAGATATAAACCAGATGGAGCAATCGACAGTACTTTTGGTATCAATGGTTTTGCTATTACTGATTTTAATGTATCTTATGACATAATACAGAAAATTGCACTTCAAAATGATGGAAAAATAATTGCCAGTGGCATTAGTGATAATAATACAACTGATAATGATTTCGCTCTTGCCAGATATAATAATGATGGAACACTTGATACTACTTTTAGTATTGATGGATTATTAACTACAGCAATTGGTACATCACATGATTATGCTCGTGACATGGTACTTCAGCCTGATGGAAAAATTCTTGTCGGAGGAAAAGTTGTTCATGAAAATATCAGTCATTTTGGTTTAGCCAGGTATAACATAGATGGCTCCCTCGATCTTTCTTTTAATTCAAGTGGAAAAGTTTTTGTAAATGCGGGGAATTCGCCTGAGCTATGGGCTATTGCTTTGCAAAACGATGGGAAAATATTACTTGGAGGAAATTCCATTACAGTTACTGAAGATGATTTTACAATTGTGCGAGTTAATACACAAGGTAGTATTGACAGCACATTTGGCACTAATGGTATAGCATACGCTGATTTTAATCTTAGAAACGACAGGATTATGTCGATGGCAATTCAAAGTGATGGTCGTATTGTTGCAGTTGGCGACGTTATAATTAACACAACAGAAGATTTTGCCGTAGCAAGATTTATTTCCGATCCTGATTTTGGAATTATTGATTTCTCAAAAAACGAAAATGCAGCTTTAATATTCCCTAATCCCGTGAAGAAAGAAACCACTATTGAATACGAACTTCTAAATAACGAAATATTATCCATTGATTTATCTGACATGAATGGAAAGCTAATAAAAACTTTTATCACAAATGAAAGCCGGAACAAAGGAAAACATAAGGAAACGCTTAACTTTGATGAATCAATTAAAGCAGGAAATTATTTGCTTACTATAAAAAATAATTCACAAAAAATAAGTCTCAAAATTATAAAGGAATAA